From the Salipiger sp. CCB-MM3 genome, the window CCGAGGGCGAGACCCGCAGCGAATGCGAGATGACCCGCGTGCGAGAGTGTGGCGCCGGGCGAAGGCGAATGATCTGTGGCCCGAGGCTGACCGGGCGGTCGTATTTGTAATGCGTCAGGTGGTAGATGCTTGCCGTAATCGCCATTCGCAAAGGTCCGCTACGTGAGGGAAACTTCCCACACCTGAGCGGCTTGGCCGGTTATTGTAAAGCCTTGCGTGAGGCCTTGCGCCGGAGCGGACCGGCTGCTGTGACCGCACCGCCCGTTCGGCGGGCGCTGCGGCGGCATCGCTTAGGGCGGCATATCCGCGCCAGATCGCCGTCAGTTTACCCTCAGTTCACCGGCATCACAAAGACCTCGCGCACGTCGGCGCGCGGGTCCGCATTCATCGCGAAGATGACCGAACGCGCGATGTCCTCGGGCTTTAGCTTGTCCGGCTTGCCCTCGTCAAAGAACGGCGTGTCGACCATGCCCGGCGCGATAACCGTCACCCGCGCGCCCCACTCGCGGAACTCCTCGGCGAGATTGCCGCCGTAGCCATGCACGAACCATTTGCTCGCACCGTATACAGAGCCTTTGATATGCGTGCGCCCCGCCGCCGAGCCGGTCAGTAGAAGGTGCCCCCGATTCTTCACGAAATAGGCAGAGGCGGCCTTGGCGGTCCACAGCACACCCAGCACGTTGAGCCGCACCAGCAGCTCCCACTCCTCGGGGTCGCCCTTGCGCGTGCCTGACTGAGACAGCCCCATGCCCGCATTGGCGAAGGCCGCGTTCACGTCCCCGAAATGTTCGGCAAGCTTAGCCATCGCCTCGGTCTGCTCCTCCAGTGAGGAAGCATCGCCAGGCAGCGCCAACGCATATGCGCCGAGCTCTTTTTCGAGATCTGCCAATTTGTCAGCCGAGCGCGCGAAAAGCCCGACGTTCCAGCCATTCTCGACCGCCGCGCGGGCGGTTTCGGCGCCGATGCCCGAGGAGGCACCGGTGATGAAGAGGGTCTTGCGCGTCATGATTAATCCTCCCTTAGCAATTTCGTCTCACACTCAAAGTGCCGGCGGGCTCGCGGTGCGTTCAGACCGGCTGGGGCGCCCGGCGGGCTGATCGGCAAGCTAGGGCGTTTCACCGCCGCGCCCATGAACGCCGGTGCTGTGGCCGCCCGCCTTGAGGAACCGCTGGCGCAAGATCACGCGGCACCCGAACGGCGACCCGAGGCTGCCGGGAAACCGCCCGGTGGAACGATTTGCCGATGTCGGCGTTTTATTGCCGAGCAGCCTTTACTTGTTGACCAGTCAAGGAGACTTACGATGACCCGCCTCGCCGTGCTGACCGCCGCCGCTATCTGCAGTGCCGTTGCCGCCTATGCCGCAAACGAGGCGCTGTCCTCCGACGGCCCCACGGTGATCGAGATCGAAGTTGCTCCGAACGAACTGGCCGCCTGCAAGGCGCAGCTGAAACAGGTGGGGTCCATGCCCGCGGTGGCCGACGATGGCACGCCGCTCCTCTTCGGTGGCAATGATGACCTGCCGCAGGTGCGTTGCGTCGCTGACACCGTTTGATCGGACCCATTTCCGCATAACCACCTTCCCCGCGCTAGCCATGATAGGCACCACTTGCTAGGCAAGAAGCGCCCGGCCCAGTCTGATCGGGTGCGCTCGGGTGCGATCGGGCGGCCGCCCAAGCAGAGGGGAGCGCCATGCAGACAAGTTTTACCATCCAGACGAGCGGTCAGGGCCTCTATGAATTCACCCGCGACGTCGCCGCGTGGGTGCATGGCACCGGACTGCTGACCCTCTTTATCCGGCACACCTCGGCCTCGCTGCTGATCCAAGAGAATGCCGACCCCGAGGTGCGCAGCGACCTCACCGCCTATTTCCACCGCCTCGTCCCGCCCAGCACTGATCCTTCGATGCAGTATCTGACGCATACCTACGAGGGGCCCGACGACATGCCCGCGCATATCAAGGCCGCGATGATGCCCGTGTCGCTGTCGATCCCGGTGAGCGATGGGCGGCTCGGGCTGGGGAAATGGCAGGGCATCTATGTGTTCGAGCACCGCGAGCGGCCGCACCGGCGCGAGGTGATCGCCCATATGGGGCCGTGAAAAATCGCTCCGAAAGCGTCCCGGCAGCGGCGGATTTTACTTCTGCAGAACGTTTTCGCGGCATTTTCCCCACGGAAACCGCTTTTTCCACGCCCTTCATCTTGCGGGTGAAATTGACCTCTACCCAATTTCTGGGCGCTCCCCTATAGTGGCTGTGGATAAATGGGGGATAACCTCATACCTACGGCGGAACGAAGTGATGGGGGACTGCGATGCGCTGCCCGTTTTGTGGAAATATCGACACCCAGGTGAAGGACTCGCGCCCTGCTGAGGATCACGTCTCGATCCGCCGGCGGCGCTTTTGCCCGGCCTGCGGCGGACGGTTCACCACCTACGAGCGAGTGCAGCTGCGCGACCTCGTGGTGATCAAATCCAATGGCCGACGCGAAGATTTCGACCGCGACAAGCTCGAGCGCTCGATCCGCATCGCCCTGCAGAAACGCCCGATCGAGCCCGAGCGCGTCGATCAGATGATCTCGGGTGTGGTGCGCCGCCTCGAAAGCCTTGGCGAGACCGACATCCAGTCCAAGCAGATCGGCGAGATCGTGATGGAAACGCTGGCCCGGATCGACACCGTGGCCTATGTGCGCTTTGCCAGCGTCTACAAGAACTTCCAGGCTGCGGACGATTTCGACAAATTCGTCAGCGAACTGCGCCCCGGCGCCGCGTCTGACAAGTGAACAGCGCAAGGGTGAGAGCGCGCAGGTGACCGACGACGCCCGACACATGGCCCATGCCCTGCGCCTCGGGCGGCGGGGAATGGGCAAGTGCTGGCCCAATCCGGCGGTCGGCTGCGTGCTGGTGCGCGAGGGCCGTGTGGTCGGGCGCGGCTGGACCCAGCCCGGCGGTCGGCCCCATGCCGAGGCCATGGCGCTGGGTGATGCCGGGCCTCTCGCCAAAGGCGCCACCGCCTATGTCACGCTCGAACCCTGTTCCCACCATGGCAAGACCCCGCCCTGCGCCTCGGCGCTGATCGCCGCGGGCGTGGCGCGGGTCGTCGCACCGCTGGCCGACAGCGATCCGCGCGTCGCGGGGGCTGGATTTGAGATGCTGCGCCGGGCGGGGATTGAGGTCACCACGGGCGTCATGGCCGCAGAGGCGGCGCATGACCACGCGGGCTTTTTCCTCAAGACCGAACAGGGCCGCCCCTGGGTCACGCTGAAACTGGCGAGCAGTTTTGACGGGCGCATCGCCACCGCCACCGGCGAGAGCCGCTGGATCACCGGCCCCGAGGCGCGGCGCGCCGTGCATGGGCTGCGCGCCAGCCATGACGCGGTGATGGTCGGCGCAGGCACCGCGCGCTCTGACGATCC encodes:
- a CDS encoding SDR family oxidoreductase produces the protein MTRKTLFITGASSGIGAETARAAVENGWNVGLFARSADKLADLEKELGAYALALPGDASSLEEQTEAMAKLAEHFGDVNAAFANAGMGLSQSGTRKGDPEEWELLVRLNVLGVLWTAKAASAYFVKNRGHLLLTGSAAGRTHIKGSVYGASKWFVHGYGGNLAEEFREWGARVTVIAPGMVDTPFFDEGKPDKLKPEDIARSVIFAMNADPRADVREVFVMPVN
- the nrdR gene encoding transcriptional regulator NrdR, producing MRCPFCGNIDTQVKDSRPAEDHVSIRRRRFCPACGGRFTTYERVQLRDLVVIKSNGRREDFDRDKLERSIRIALQKRPIEPERVDQMISGVVRRLESLGETDIQSKQIGEIVMETLARIDTVAYVRFASVYKNFQAADDFDKFVSELRPGAASDK
- the ribD gene encoding bifunctional diaminohydroxyphosphoribosylaminopyrimidine deaminase/5-amino-6-(5-phosphoribosylamino)uracil reductase RibD; this translates as MAHALRLGRRGMGKCWPNPAVGCVLVREGRVVGRGWTQPGGRPHAEAMALGDAGPLAKGATAYVTLEPCSHHGKTPPCASALIAAGVARVVAPLADSDPRVAGAGFEMLRRAGIEVTTGVMAAEAAHDHAGFFLKTEQGRPWVTLKLASSFDGRIATATGESRWITGPEARRAVHGLRASHDAVMVGAGTARSDDPDLTVRGWGEVQQPVRVIASRLIDVPLMSRLASTAREVPVWIVHGSEAATETRRAWNSCGATLLQSRVAAGRLEPNALLSALGAKGLTRVFCEGGGQLAASLLAADMVDELVGFTAGMALGAEGRPGIGAMGVDTLAEAPRFRLVETRVLGNDVMHRWLR
- a CDS encoding secondary thiamine-phosphate synthase enzyme YjbQ yields the protein MQTSFTIQTSGQGLYEFTRDVAAWVHGTGLLTLFIRHTSASLLIQENADPEVRSDLTAYFHRLVPPSTDPSMQYLTHTYEGPDDMPAHIKAAMMPVSLSIPVSDGRLGLGKWQGIYVFEHRERPHRREVIAHMGP